Proteins co-encoded in one Acidobacteriota bacterium genomic window:
- the nrfD gene encoding polysulfide reductase NrfD, giving the protein MTTEPLDREARARKDPYDAGPILIGEHDFSSINDKISSLAEAPLKSTGKGWILGFAIGFLLLNVLMVSIVALIALGTGIWGINIPVGWGFAIINFVWWIGIGHAGTLISAILLLFHQQWRNSINRFAEAMTLFAVACAGMFPLLHTGRPWFAYWLMPYPNSMGLWPQFRSPLVWDVFAVTTYGSVSLIFWYIGMIPDLATLRDRATTRVRQVIFGFASMGWRGSARHWERYETAYLLLAGLSTPLVLSVHTIVSFDFATSIIPGWHATFFPPYFVAGAIYAGFAMVLNLAIPIRKAYKMEDVITMRHLDNMAKILLATGLIVAYAYVMELFYGWYSASEFEIFMLKNRTGMGAEIHAPYWWTYWMLIFCNLITPQLLWFKNVRRSPVALFIISLIVGVGMWLERFVIVVVSMHRDYLPSSWGMYSGTAWDWAMYIGTIGLFLTLFYLFVRFLPIIPMFEVKHLLPESHAHGHED; this is encoded by the coding sequence GTGACGACCGAACCTCTCGACAGAGAAGCACGAGCGCGGAAGGATCCGTACGATGCCGGCCCGATCCTGATCGGAGAGCACGATTTCTCGTCGATCAACGACAAGATCTCATCTCTGGCCGAGGCACCGCTGAAGTCGACCGGGAAGGGATGGATTCTCGGTTTCGCGATCGGATTCCTTCTGCTCAACGTGCTGATGGTGTCGATCGTCGCGCTGATCGCGTTGGGCACCGGAATCTGGGGAATCAACATTCCCGTGGGATGGGGATTCGCGATCATCAACTTCGTCTGGTGGATCGGAATCGGGCATGCCGGTACGCTGATCTCGGCGATTCTCCTGCTCTTTCACCAGCAGTGGAGAAACTCCATCAACCGCTTTGCCGAGGCGATGACGCTCTTCGCCGTCGCCTGCGCCGGCATGTTCCCGCTTCTTCACACGGGACGTCCCTGGTTCGCCTACTGGCTGATGCCATATCCGAACTCGATGGGATTGTGGCCGCAGTTCCGGAGCCCGCTCGTCTGGGACGTCTTCGCGGTCACGACCTACGGTTCGGTCTCGCTGATCTTCTGGTACATCGGGATGATTCCGGATCTGGCGACGCTGCGGGACCGAGCAACGACGAGAGTCCGGCAGGTGATCTTCGGATTTGCGTCGATGGGGTGGAGGGGCTCGGCGCGGCACTGGGAACGGTACGAGACGGCGTACCTGCTGCTGGCGGGGCTGTCCACGCCTCTGGTGCTCTCGGTTCACACGATCGTCAGCTTCGACTTTGCGACATCGATCATTCCCGGCTGGCATGCGACGTTTTTCCCGCCCTATTTCGTCGCCGGCGCGATCTACGCCGGGTTCGCAATGGTACTGAACCTCGCGATTCCGATCCGGAAAGCCTACAAGATGGAAGACGTGATCACGATGAGACATCTCGACAATATGGCGAAGATCCTCCTCGCCACCGGGCTCATCGTGGCGTACGCGTACGTGATGGAGCTCTTCTACGGTTGGTACAGCGCCAGCGAGTTCGAGATCTTCATGCTGAAGAACCGGACCGGGATGGGCGCAGAGATTCACGCTCCGTACTGGTGGACGTACTGGATGCTGATTTTCTGTAACCTGATCACACCGCAGCTGCTCTGGTTCAAGAACGTGAGGAGATCGCCCGTAGCGCTGTTCATCATTTCCCTGATCGTAGGCGTCGGAATGTGGCTGGAGCGTTTCGTCATCGTCGTCGTTTCGATGCATCGGGATTATCTCCCTTCATCGTGGGGGATGTACTCCGGAACGGCGTGGGACTGGGCGATGTACATCGGCACGATCGGCCTCTTCCTGACGCTGTTCTATCTCTTCGTTCGGTTCCTCCCCATCATCCCGATGTTCGAGGTCAAACATCTTTTGCCTGAATCGCACGCTCACGGGCACGAGGACTGA
- a CDS encoding DUF3341 domain-containing protein, translating into MQTHITPSSFGLIARFDSVEALMHAAERVRDAGYTRVDAYTPFPIEGLTASLGLPKTKLPALVLAAGIIGGLTGFGMQYFAQVIHYPYNIGGKPLYSWPAWIPITFEVTILFAAFTAAIAMIVLNGLPEPYHPVFNVKGFERATEDRFFISIESTDPKFEEGAVRDLFRAAGAAEVSDVPL; encoded by the coding sequence ATGCAGACTCACATCACCCCATCGAGCTTTGGACTGATCGCGAGATTCGATTCGGTCGAAGCGCTCATGCACGCGGCCGAGCGGGTGCGCGATGCCGGGTACACGCGAGTCGACGCATACACGCCGTTTCCGATCGAAGGGCTCACGGCGAGTCTCGGCCTGCCGAAAACGAAGCTGCCCGCCCTGGTGCTGGCGGCGGGAATCATCGGAGGATTGACGGGATTCGGCATGCAGTACTTCGCTCAGGTGATCCACTATCCCTACAACATCGGAGGAAAGCCGCTCTACAGCTGGCCCGCGTGGATTCCGATCACGTTCGAGGTGACGATTCTGTTTGCGGCATTTACGGCGGCGATTGCGATGATCGTCCTGAACGGTCTGCCCGAGCCCTACCATCCTGTGTTCAATGTCAAGGGATTCGAGAGAGCGACCGAGGACCGTTTCTTCATCTCGATCGAATCGACCGATCCGAAGTTCGAGGAGGGTGCGGTTCGCGATCTCTTCAGGGCGGCCGGAGCCGCGGAGGTTTCCGATGTTCCGCTCTGA
- the coxB gene encoding cytochrome c oxidase subunit II codes for MLDNVPILPEAASSVAGQIDIFYWFLVLVTAVMSVLIAALIVVFAVKYRRRSDTEIPPELHENKWVEASWIVIPFLVFMVIFFWGAWLYFDINRMPRNATDVYVVAKQWMWKFHHPGGQTEINDLHVPVGQPIRLIMISQDVIHDFYVPEFRVHTDVLPNRYRYAWFEATKPGVYNLFCSEYCGTEHSRMIGKVYVVEAAEYQQWISGGVSGSAAEKGEELFSKYACNTCHTDDSSARGPTLTGLFGTDVILDTGERVVADEGYLRESILDPREKIVMGFDAIMPSFTGQLNEEQVLQLIAYLKSLASPEDSAPVMSTPTGGEAVPPAAQRAVQNETDGGSDDE; via the coding sequence TTGCTGGATAACGTACCCATACTGCCGGAAGCGGCTTCGAGCGTCGCGGGGCAGATCGACATCTTCTACTGGTTCCTCGTGCTGGTCACGGCGGTCATGTCGGTTCTCATTGCCGCGCTGATCGTCGTGTTCGCCGTGAAATACCGGCGACGGTCGGATACCGAGATTCCCCCGGAGCTTCACGAGAACAAGTGGGTCGAGGCTTCGTGGATCGTGATCCCGTTCCTCGTCTTCATGGTGATTTTCTTCTGGGGAGCATGGCTGTACTTCGACATCAACCGGATGCCGCGAAATGCGACCGACGTTTACGTGGTCGCCAAGCAGTGGATGTGGAAGTTCCACCATCCGGGCGGACAGACCGAGATCAACGATCTTCACGTGCCGGTCGGTCAGCCCATCCGGCTCATCATGATCTCGCAGGACGTGATCCACGATTTCTACGTTCCCGAGTTTCGTGTCCACACGGACGTGCTGCCGAACCGGTACCGCTACGCCTGGTTCGAGGCAACCAAACCGGGCGTCTACAATCTTTTCTGTTCGGAATACTGCGGAACGGAGCACTCCCGCATGATCGGGAAGGTGTACGTGGTGGAGGCAGCGGAGTATCAGCAGTGGATCTCCGGTGGGGTCTCCGGGTCCGCAGCGGAAAAGGGAGAGGAGCTCTTCAGCAAGTACGCGTGCAACACCTGCCATACGGACGACTCGAGCGCTCGAGGCCCGACGCTGACGGGACTTTTCGGCACCGATGTCATCCTGGATACCGGTGAGCGGGTCGTGGCCGACGAAGGCTATCTGCGCGAATCGATTCTGGATCCTCGCGAGAAGATCGTGATGGGTTTCGACGCGATCATGCCGAGCTTCACGGGCCAGCTCAACGAAGAACAGGTCCTGCAACTCATCGCGTATCTGAAGTCACTCGCTTCTCCCGAGGACTCGGCGCCGGTGATGTCGACTCCCACCGGAGGAGAAGCGGTGCCTCCCGCGGCCCAGCGTGCTGTGCAGAATGAAACGGACGGGGGAAGCGATGACGAGTGA
- a CDS encoding cytochrome c: MFRSEMRASGLLVVMVMLLTAATGCRQEMAEAPYYDPLEATTFFEDGQSARKPPMGTVARGHLRLDDHFYTGRVNGELATTYPFEITRAVLDRGEERFNIYCTPCHGRTGDGNGMIVQRGFRQPTSFHSPTILAHPPGHYVDVMTNGFGAMPSYAAQVPHEDRWAIAAYIQALQLSRTVPVSALSAEQRARLESDLAGGAASEQVPHGTAVQTEGEGH, translated from the coding sequence ATGTTCCGCTCTGAGATGCGAGCCTCCGGCCTTCTGGTCGTGATGGTGATGTTATTGACGGCGGCGACCGGGTGCCGCCAGGAGATGGCCGAGGCTCCCTACTACGATCCGCTCGAGGCGACGACGTTCTTCGAGGACGGACAGTCGGCGAGAAAGCCTCCGATGGGCACGGTTGCGCGCGGTCACCTCCGGCTCGACGACCATTTCTACACTGGTCGGGTCAATGGTGAGCTCGCGACGACGTACCCGTTCGAGATAACGCGGGCGGTCCTCGATCGAGGTGAGGAGCGGTTCAACATCTACTGCACGCCGTGTCACGGGCGGACAGGCGATGGGAACGGGATGATCGTGCAGCGCGGATTCCGCCAGCCGACGTCGTTTCATTCGCCGACGATCCTCGCTCATCCGCCCGGCCATTACGTCGATGTGATGACCAACGGCTTCGGAGCGATGCCGAGCTACGCGGCGCAGGTTCCGCACGAGGATCGATGGGCGATCGCAGCGTACATCCAGGCGCTGCAGCTCAGCCGCACGGTTCCGGTCTCCGCCCTGAGCGCCGAGCAGCGCGCCAGGCTCGAATCGGATCTCGCGGGTGGAGCCGCCAGCGAGCAGGTGCCCCATGGCACGGCGGTTCAGACGGAAGGGGAAGGACACTGA
- a CDS encoding diguanylate cyclase gives MTESEEQLFRVVVVDDDRAIRKLVKLFLQRQGYETAECANGAEAREELWHRRWDLAILDRRLPDIDGLQLCREIKGEYEFRNRYVIVLTGEDDHEDKLEGFELGADDYVTKPFQPAELVARIRAARRIVDLQKELLEKNEKLARLSITDGLTQLYNHRHLQESLAREFEEARRYERPLSFALIDLDYFKKVNDTFGHAAGDEVLKEVAARFSDSVRTSDLVARYGGEEFAVLMPQTTLDDAIQFAEKIRNVVEEAPIQTDEAEIRVTVSIGVASNSLTDFDSTLELVDSADKALYRAKENGRNQVQWERRAEPRRTTHPVS, from the coding sequence ATGACCGAATCCGAAGAACAGCTATTCAGAGTGGTGGTCGTCGACGACGATCGTGCCATCCGGAAGCTCGTCAAGCTGTTCCTTCAGAGGCAGGGTTACGAGACCGCCGAGTGCGCAAATGGTGCCGAGGCGCGGGAGGAGCTTTGGCATCGCCGGTGGGATCTCGCGATTCTCGACCGCCGCCTTCCCGACATCGACGGGCTCCAGCTCTGCAGGGAAATCAAGGGAGAATACGAATTCCGGAACCGTTACGTGATCGTTCTCACCGGAGAAGACGACCATGAGGACAAGCTCGAAGGCTTCGAGCTCGGCGCGGACGACTACGTCACGAAACCGTTCCAGCCAGCCGAGCTGGTCGCGCGGATTCGCGCTGCACGCCGCATCGTCGACCTTCAGAAGGAATTGCTCGAAAAGAACGAAAAGCTCGCCCGGCTGTCCATCACCGACGGCCTCACTCAGCTGTACAACCACCGCCACCTTCAGGAGTCGCTCGCTCGCGAGTTCGAAGAGGCCCGCCGTTACGAGCGCCCTCTCTCGTTCGCTCTCATCGATCTCGATTACTTCAAGAAGGTCAACGACACCTTTGGTCATGCGGCCGGAGACGAAGTGCTGAAAGAAGTCGCAGCGCGTTTTTCCGACTCGGTCCGGACTTCCGACCTCGTCGCCAGATACGGCGGAGAGGAGTTCGCGGTTCTGATGCCGCAGACTACGCTTGACGACGCAATCCAGTTCGCCGAGAAAATTCGAAATGTGGTGGAGGAAGCGCCGATTCAGACTGACGAAGCCGAAATACGGGTGACAGTCAGTATCGGAGTGGCGTCGAACTCGTTGACCGATTTCGATTCGACCCTCGAGCTGGTGGATTCAGCAGACAAGGCGCTCTATCGGGCAAAGGAGAACGGCCGCAACCAGGTTCAGTGGGAACGCCGGGCCGAGCCCAGACGGACGACTCACCCTGTCAGCTGA
- a CDS encoding TAT-variant-translocated molybdopterin oxidoreductase translates to MTTNTKQNGLDLIDFRQRLEGQEGERFWKSLDEIAEEDGFGQLLDREFPNYGAEWASRTDRRSFLKLMGASLALGGLTACDRPPPEKIIPYVSAPEEIIYGRPLFYATTMSLGRDSVGLLVETHEGRPTKVEGNPDHPSSLGAADAIYQASILGLYDPDRSQTLRRLGRISTWSDFVSTLGQAMEARAANQGAGVRILTETVMSPTVGAQLEEILQTYPAAKWVQYDPAVPDRPATMRNQVPRYHFDQADVILVLDSDVMGSEAGHHHYARAIADRRRVRTESPRMSRLYVAESMPSPTGAIADHRFPVRTSDMEAVADMLANAMGVGGGYSDAPRGSETEWVAAVARDLRGARGRAVVVGGDHLSPRTHELIRSMNQAIGAVGTTIEYIAPPEIRVQNQTRALAELVDEMRAGAVEVLLILGGNPVYTAPGDLRFAEAMDRVGGLRAHLSSHYDETSRHCHWHINAAHYLESWGDAVSFDGTPSIIQPMIEPLYGGKTVIDVLNILTGRISSTTYETVREHWMGRATGGGDFERWWQTMLHAGVIPKGQFAERRFVFPPEPFAPRPVDDVEVSGGIEVNFRPDPAIWDGQFANNGWLMEMPRPLTKVTWDNAAYMSHGTAQRLGLRSEQVIEIVHQGRMVKAPVWIAIGHAPDSITLHTGFGRTHAGSVGSGRGFDAYVIRTAGNPWFVSAQIRATDEKIEIACTQKHFSMYGRNLIRAASLGSFVHDPSMKGDPMEDDESRITPGHEEEIAGVPHEAEPGAHAADPDIYEDWNYPGYAWGMSIDTSVCTGCDGCIIACVAENNIPVVGKREVLREREMHWLRIDRYYKGSSVDRPQTFHQPIPCQQCEKAPCEPVCPVGATTHSHEGLNDMTYNRCVGTRYCSNNCPYKVRRFNFFEYADYETESLKLGRNPDVTVRTRGVMEKCTYCVQRINEGRIAAEREGRRVRDGEIRTACQQSCPTNAIVFGDINDPTSQVTKLKAQAHNYRLLEELNTQPRTTYLGTVRNLNPEIPA, encoded by the coding sequence ATGACGACGAACACGAAACAGAACGGGCTCGACCTGATCGACTTTCGGCAGAGGCTCGAAGGCCAGGAGGGGGAACGTTTCTGGAAGAGCCTCGACGAGATCGCCGAAGAGGATGGTTTCGGTCAGCTGCTCGACCGCGAGTTTCCCAACTATGGTGCGGAATGGGCCTCGCGGACGGACCGCAGAAGCTTTCTGAAACTGATGGGCGCATCGCTCGCGCTCGGCGGTCTGACGGCATGCGACCGTCCACCGCCGGAGAAGATCATCCCTTATGTCAGCGCCCCGGAAGAGATCATCTACGGCCGGCCGCTGTTCTACGCCACGACGATGAGCCTGGGTCGCGACTCGGTGGGCCTTCTGGTCGAGACTCACGAAGGCCGCCCGACGAAGGTCGAGGGTAACCCGGATCATCCGTCGAGTCTCGGCGCTGCGGACGCGATCTACCAGGCGTCGATCCTCGGGTTGTATGACCCGGATCGATCGCAGACCCTGCGCAGGCTCGGGCGCATCTCGACCTGGAGCGATTTCGTTTCGACGCTCGGACAGGCGATGGAAGCACGGGCGGCGAATCAGGGGGCGGGCGTGCGGATTCTGACCGAGACCGTGATGTCGCCGACCGTCGGAGCGCAGCTCGAGGAGATTCTGCAGACCTACCCGGCCGCGAAATGGGTTCAGTACGATCCCGCGGTTCCCGATCGTCCGGCAACGATGCGAAATCAGGTTCCTCGCTATCATTTCGATCAGGCGGACGTGATTCTCGTGCTCGATTCGGACGTCATGGGATCGGAAGCGGGACATCATCACTATGCGCGAGCGATCGCGGACCGGCGTCGGGTCCGAACCGAATCCCCCCGAATGAGCCGCCTCTACGTGGCCGAGTCGATGCCGTCTCCCACCGGGGCGATCGCCGATCATCGATTTCCTGTCCGGACCTCGGATATGGAAGCCGTTGCCGACATGCTCGCCAACGCGATGGGTGTCGGCGGAGGATACAGCGATGCGCCGCGGGGATCGGAAACGGAGTGGGTTGCGGCGGTCGCGCGCGATCTTCGAGGCGCGAGAGGAAGGGCGGTCGTCGTCGGAGGCGACCATCTTTCGCCCCGCACCCATGAGTTGATTCGCTCGATGAATCAGGCGATCGGCGCGGTGGGAACCACGATCGAGTACATCGCTCCTCCCGAGATTCGTGTGCAGAACCAGACGAGAGCGCTCGCCGAGCTCGTCGACGAGATGCGGGCGGGAGCGGTCGAGGTTCTTCTGATTCTCGGGGGGAATCCGGTCTATACGGCGCCGGGTGATCTGAGGTTTGCCGAGGCGATGGATCGAGTCGGTGGTCTTCGCGCGCATCTCAGCTCGCATTACGACGAGACGTCGCGACACTGCCACTGGCACATCAACGCGGCGCACTACCTCGAGTCGTGGGGCGACGCGGTCTCGTTCGACGGGACCCCGTCGATCATCCAGCCGATGATCGAGCCGCTCTATGGCGGCAAAACGGTGATCGACGTGCTGAACATTCTGACGGGCCGGATCAGCTCGACGACCTACGAGACGGTTCGAGAACACTGGATGGGCCGCGCCACCGGGGGAGGCGACTTCGAGAGATGGTGGCAGACGATGCTGCACGCCGGTGTGATCCCGAAGGGACAGTTCGCCGAGCGCAGGTTCGTCTTCCCTCCGGAGCCGTTCGCTCCGCGGCCTGTTGACGACGTGGAAGTCTCCGGGGGCATCGAGGTGAACTTCCGTCCCGATCCGGCAATCTGGGACGGGCAGTTCGCGAACAACGGCTGGCTGATGGAGATGCCGAGACCGCTGACCAAAGTCACCTGGGACAACGCCGCCTACATGAGTCACGGCACCGCGCAGCGTCTGGGGCTTCGGAGCGAGCAGGTGATCGAGATCGTTCATCAGGGACGGATGGTGAAGGCTCCGGTCTGGATTGCGATCGGGCATGCTCCCGACTCGATCACGCTGCACACGGGGTTCGGGCGGACGCACGCGGGCAGCGTCGGAAGCGGCCGGGGGTTTGATGCGTACGTGATCCGGACGGCCGGGAATCCATGGTTCGTAAGTGCTCAGATCCGCGCGACGGACGAGAAGATCGAGATCGCCTGTACCCAGAAGCACTTCTCGATGTACGGACGCAATCTCATCCGCGCGGCTTCTCTCGGTAGTTTCGTTCACGATCCCTCGATGAAGGGGGATCCGATGGAAGACGACGAATCGCGGATCACGCCGGGACACGAGGAAGAGATCGCCGGTGTCCCGCACGAGGCGGAGCCTGGAGCCCACGCTGCGGATCCGGACATCTACGAGGATTGGAACTATCCGGGTTATGCGTGGGGGATGTCGATCGACACGTCAGTCTGCACGGGTTGCGACGGTTGCATCATCGCCTGCGTTGCTGAGAACAACATCCCGGTGGTCGGAAAGCGGGAAGTCCTTCGCGAGCGGGAGATGCACTGGCTGCGGATCGATCGTTACTACAAGGGAAGCAGCGTCGATCGCCCGCAGACGTTTCATCAGCCGATTCCGTGTCAGCAGTGCGAGAAAGCCCCCTGCGAGCCGGTGTGCCCGGTCGGCGCGACGACGCACAGTCATGAAGGCCTCAACGACATGACCTACAACCGTTGTGTCGGAACTCGATACTGCTCGAACAACTGTCCCTACAAGGTGCGGCGGTTCAACTTCTTCGAGTACGCCGATTACGAGACCGAGTCGCTGAAGCTCGGGAGGAATCCCGACGTGACGGTTCGGACCCGTGGCGTGATGGAGAAGTGCACGTATTGTGTCCAGAGGATCAATGAGGGTCGGATCGCGGCGGAGCGGGAAGGCCGGAGGGTCAGAGACGGTGAGATCCGCACCGCGTGCCAGCAGAGTTGTCCGACCAACGCGATCGTTTTCGGAGACATCAATGATCCGACGAGCCAGGTCACGAAACTGAAGGCGCAGGCGCATAACTACCGTCTGCTCGAGGAACTGAATACTCAGCCGAGAACGACATATCTGGGTACAGTGAGAAACCTCAATCCGGAGATCCCCGCGTGA
- a CDS encoding cytochrome c family protein, translated as MQIFHRSANTLAKVSIVGTLLVVTLVGGAAIALNRASWIRETGDALEQPVPFSHQHHVQALGIDCRYCHTTVEKSSFAGIPPTQTCMNCHSQIWTNAEMLEPVRASFREEVPLEWARVHRLADFVKFDHSIHVNKGIGCVSCHGQVDEMRLTAQEKPLSMSWCLDCHRHPEKNLRPLDRITDMNWEAEDQEALGAELAEEYGTRRLDSCSSCHY; from the coding sequence ATGCAGATCTTTCACCGAAGTGCGAATACGCTCGCCAAGGTAAGTATCGTCGGCACTCTGCTGGTCGTCACCCTCGTTGGTGGGGCCGCGATCGCCCTCAACCGCGCGTCGTGGATTCGCGAGACCGGGGACGCTCTCGAGCAGCCCGTCCCGTTCAGCCACCAGCATCACGTGCAGGCGCTCGGAATCGACTGCCGTTACTGCCACACGACGGTCGAGAAGTCGAGCTTTGCCGGAATCCCGCCGACGCAGACCTGCATGAACTGTCACTCCCAGATCTGGACGAACGCGGAGATGCTGGAGCCGGTGCGCGCGAGCTTCAGAGAGGAAGTGCCGCTCGAGTGGGCGCGGGTGCACCGGCTCGCGGACTTCGTCAAGTTCGATCATTCAATTCACGTCAACAAGGGAATCGGCTGCGTATCGTGTCACGGGCAGGTCGACGAGATGAGGCTGACCGCACAGGAGAAGCCGCTTTCGATGTCCTGGTGCCTCGACTGTCACCGTCATCCCGAGAAGAATCTGCGGCCGCTGGACCGGATCACGGACATGAACTGGGAGGCGGAGGATCAAGAGGCGCTCGGGGCCGAGCTGGCCGAGGAGTACGGTACGCGCAGGCTGGACAGCTGCTCGTCGTGCCACTATTGA
- the nadC gene encoding carboxylating nicotinate-nucleotide diphosphorylase gives MTLTSNTVRTILELALEEDLPDITTDAIFGAAEKGIARFLAKVEGVFAGAPFIEHGFQLLDPDARAELHLADGDPVSPGTAIATVRGSVRALLTMERSILNVIQRASGIATLTSRYAAAIKGTGAEIYDTRKTAPGLRLLDKYAVAAGGGRNHRMGLHDMFLIKDNHIDRAGGIARAVELVRATGLRRPLMIEVRTLDELGEALGTRPEYVLLDNMDIDSIRTAVAVTSDHNRSTGRTVILEASGGITLETIRAVAETGVDRISSGALTHSVTALDISMDILF, from the coding sequence ATGACCCTGACGAGCAACACGGTACGTACGATTCTCGAGCTCGCGCTCGAGGAGGACCTCCCCGACATCACGACGGATGCGATCTTCGGAGCCGCCGAAAAGGGCATTGCCCGGTTCCTCGCCAAAGTCGAAGGAGTCTTTGCGGGCGCTCCGTTCATCGAGCACGGCTTCCAGCTCCTCGATCCGGATGCCCGAGCCGAGCTCCATCTCGCCGACGGCGACCCGGTATCCCCCGGGACCGCCATCGCTACGGTCCGCGGCTCCGTCCGCGCACTCCTGACGATGGAGCGGTCGATTCTGAACGTGATCCAGCGCGCATCCGGGATCGCCACCCTGACGTCCCGCTACGCAGCCGCCATCAAAGGCACCGGTGCCGAAATCTACGACACGCGCAAGACGGCGCCCGGGCTGCGACTCCTCGACAAATACGCCGTCGCGGCCGGGGGCGGGCGAAACCACCGGATGGGACTTCACGACATGTTCCTGATCAAGGACAACCACATCGACCGTGCCGGTGGCATTGCGAGAGCGGTCGAGCTCGTCCGCGCGACCGGCTTACGCCGTCCCCTGATGATCGAAGTGCGAACCCTCGACGAGCTCGGCGAAGCACTCGGCACCCGACCCGAATATGTCCTGCTCGACAACATGGACATCGATTCCATCCGCACCGCAGTCGCCGTGACCAGCGACCATAATCGATCGACGGGGAGAACGGTCATCCTCGAAGCGTCCGGAGGCATCACACTCGAAACGATCCGCGCCGTGGCCGAAACCGGGGTCGACCGGATCTCGTCAGGCGCGCTGACCCATTCCGTCACTGCGCTCGACATCTCGATGGACATTCTGTTTTGA
- a CDS encoding SCO family protein, whose translation MRRALPVLLLLMSAAPISAQIFPRSAVDGVQLVQRIDSEIPLDLELVDESGKTVRLQDYFDKGKPVVLTPVYYSCPMLCNLVLDGMVNVARELRFDIGEEYEVVTVSFDDRETADMAAAKKEIYARRYGRAEVENGWHFLTGDKVTIRQLMDSIGFGFAYDDALDQYAHSAVVVVLTPEGKIARYFYGFEFKARDLRLAIVEASEGRVGTIVDQAMLVCFSYDASVGRYTPAVMRGLQVAGSATVLILGGFVFSLIRKERKNRDSNLAG comes from the coding sequence GTGAGGCGCGCGCTGCCGGTTCTGCTGCTCCTGATGTCTGCGGCACCGATTTCTGCGCAGATCTTTCCGCGGTCGGCCGTGGACGGAGTGCAGCTGGTTCAACGGATCGACTCGGAGATCCCACTCGACCTGGAGCTCGTGGACGAGAGCGGAAAAACGGTCCGCCTGCAGGACTACTTCGACAAGGGAAAACCGGTCGTGCTGACGCCGGTGTATTACAGCTGCCCGATGCTCTGCAATCTCGTTCTCGACGGAATGGTGAATGTCGCGAGGGAGCTCCGGTTCGACATCGGTGAAGAGTACGAGGTCGTCACCGTGAGCTTCGACGATCGAGAAACAGCCGATATGGCCGCAGCCAAAAAGGAGATTTACGCGAGACGGTACGGACGCGCGGAAGTCGAGAACGGCTGGCACTTCCTCACGGGCGACAAGGTGACGATCCGTCAGTTGATGGACTCGATCGGCTTCGGGTTCGCCTATGACGATGCGCTCGATCAGTATGCGCACTCGGCGGTCGTGGTCGTGTTGACTCCCGAAGGAAAGATCGCCAGATATTTCTATGGCTTCGAGTTCAAGGCTCGCGATCTCCGGCTCGCCATCGTGGAAGCATCGGAGGGGCGTGTCGGGACAATCGTCGATCAGGCGATGCTCGTCTGCTTTTCATACGACGCATCCGTCGGAAGATACACACCCGCCGTGATGAGAGGGCTCCAGGTCGCGGGATCGGCGACGGTGCTGATCCTGGGCGGCTTCGTTTTCAGTCTCATTCGAAAAGAGAGAAAGAACAGGGACTCGAATCTTGCTGGATAA